The window CGTCCGTCCGCCCGGCACGCGGACGCAGGGCTTGCCCCGTCAGTAGCCAACACCTCCCCCGGTGTGACATCTGTGAAGCACGCGCTCAGCGGTGGCGCTCGAGGTCCTCGGGCGTGTCGATGTCGTCGGCCTCGCCCCGCTCGGCCGGCACCTCGGTGGCCGACAGCCCGCCCAGCACCCGCCGCAGGGCCGCGTTCTCCGGCTGCTCGGGCAGCGCGGCCTTCAGCGCGGTGACCCGCCAGGCACCGAGCAGCCACTGCCTCGACCCGGTCGCGTCGACGAGGACAGCGCCGTCGCCGTCGCCGATCGCGGCGACCAGGCGGTCCACAGTGGACCGGCGGACGCCCGGGAGGTCCGCGGCCAGCACCGCGACCACCTCGACGTCGTCCGGGACGAACGCGAGCCCGGCCGCCAGCGCCGCCACCGGCCCGGTGCCGGGCACCGGCTCGCGGGTCCACACGACGTCGAAGCCGGGCCGCCGCGGGCCGACGACGATCACCCGTTCGGCGCCTTCCAGCGCGTGGATCGCGCGCGCGAGCAACGGTTTCCCGCCCACCGACAGGGCCGGCTTGTCCACACCGGACAGCCTGCGGGCCGAGCCCCCGGCCACCACGATCCCCGCGTAACGCATCCGGGGAGGCTAGCGGCCCGGCACGATCCAGGTGAAGCCCGGCATAATCGATTCGTGCCCTACACCGCCGAGCCGCGCGTCGACGCCTACATCGACGCCCTGCCCGAGTGGCAGCAGGCGATCTGCCGGGAGGTCCGCGAGCTGGTGCACGCGGCGGACCCCGACGTCGTCGAGACGATCAAGCGCACCCGGCAGCCGTACTTCGTGCTCGAAGGCAAC of the Amycolatopsis sp. NBC_01488 genome contains:
- the mobA gene encoding molybdenum cofactor guanylyltransferase yields the protein MRYAGIVVAGGSARRLSGVDKPALSVGGKPLLARAIHALEGAERVIVVGPRRPGFDVVWTREPVPGTGPVAALAAGLAFVPDDVEVVAVLAADLPGVRRSTVDRLVAAIGDGDGAVLVDATGSRQWLLGAWRVTALKAALPEQPENAALRRVLGGLSATEVPAERGEADDIDTPEDLERHR